In Pseudomonas flavescens, the sequence GGACGCCGCCACCGGCATGGCGCTGCGCTGGCTGAAGGCGCTGGAACAGGGCTTCGACGTCAAGCTGACCGCCGGCACTCACGGCGGCTGCCTGCGCCTGTTGACCCTGGAGGATGGGCCGAAGAGCTTCGAGGCCCTGAAGGGCACCACTATCGGCGTTACCGACATGGCCGCAGCCGACAAGAACTTCTTCTCGCTCATGCTCAAGCGTCATGGGGTAGACCCAGTGCGCGACGTGACCTGGCGCGTGTACCCCATCGATCTGCTCAGCGTTGCCCTGCAGAAGGGTGAGATCCAGGCCGCCAGCGGCTCCGACCCGCTCATGTATCGGGTCAAGCAGCAGCCGGGCTTCGCCGAGCTGGCGACCAACATGATCGAGGAGTACGCCAACATGAGCTGCTGCGTGGTCGGGGTCAGCGGCGAGCTGGCGCGCAACGACACGCCCGTGGCGGCGGCCATCACCCACTCGATCCTGCAGGCCCACGCCTGGGCATCGCATAACCCCGACGCGGTGGCGGAGGAGTTTCTCAAGTTCGCCATCAACACGTCCAAGGAAGAGGTGCACGCCATCCTCACCGAGCACACCCATGGTTACTACTCGGTGGGCAACACCTTCGTCAAGGAGATCGCGGTGTATGCCCGCGACCTCAAGAATGTCGAAGTACTGCGCCCGCGTACCGATCCTCTGGAATTTGCGGAGAGCATCCATGCCGACGTATTCGCTTGAGCAAAGCCGCACATCGCAAGGCACCGCGGCGCCGCTGTGGCGTGGAGGCCTGCTGGCAGCGCTGAGCTGGACAGCCTTCGCGTTGTTCACCCAGTTCTATCCGGACGGCGGCAAGCCCTGGCCCTTCACTCAGGAGTTGGCGTTGTTCGGCGCAGGCGTTGGCGCGCTGCTGGCATTGCTGACCAGCCTGCCGGGCCTGTTCGGCAGGCTGGTCGAGCGTCTGCGCCCGACCGGTGCCTGGTTGGCGGCGCTCCCCGTGCTGCTGGGTGTCTGGCTGCTGGTCACCGCCAAGGTCGTGGTGCTGCCGGTACCGTTCTTCGCGCCTCCCCAGGCGCTGATCGAGGTTTTTGTCGATGACTGGGCGCGCCTCGGCGAGAGCCTGCTGCATTCCCTGTGGCTGCTGGTCAACGGCGTTGTGATCGGGGGGCTCAGCGGCTTCGCTGCGGGTGTTGCGATTGGTTGGTCGCAGCGCATCGGCTATTGGGTGCATCCAGTGCTGCGCATTCTTGGGCCGATTCCTTCCACGGCACTGCTGCCGATCTGCTTCTTTTTCTTCCCCAGCAGTTGGAGCGCCAGCGTGTTTCTGATCGCCCTGGCGACCTGGTTTCCGGTCACGGTATTGACCTGGTCCGGTGTGGCCAGCGTCGACAAGGCCTACTACGAAGTGGCCCGTACCCTGGGTGCCAACGCGCGCTTTCTGATTTTGCGGGTGGCGATCCCGGCAGCGCTGCCACATGTGTTCGTGGGGCTATTCATGGGCCTTGGCGCATCGTTCTCGGTGCTGGTGGTGGCCGAGATGATGGGCGTCAAGGCGGGGCTCGGCTGGTACCTGCAATGGGCTCAGGGCTGGGCGGCCTATGCCAATATGTATGCGGCATTGCTGGTCATGGCGCTGCTCTGTTCGGGATTGATCACCCTGCTGTTCATCGTTCGTGACCGGGTGTTGTCCTGGCAGAAAGGGGGCGTGAAATGGTGAATGTTGCGCAAGCAATCGTGGATCGGGAAGCCGGCATGACCCTGGATGTTCGCGGCCTCAGCCATGCCTTCGATCTTGGCGACAGCCGCCTGCCGGTGCTCGACAAAGTCGATCTGCAACTGGCGCCCGGCGAGAGCGTCGGCCTGCTCGGCCCGTCCGGTTGTGGCAAGTCGACCTTGCTGCGTCTGGTCGCCGGTCTGGAAAATCTTCAGAACGGCAGCCTGCTGGCCGATGGCATGGCGATTCCGGGGCCGCATCATTCGCGGGTGCTGGTATTCCAGGATCCGACGCTCTACCCCTGGCGCAGCGTGTGGGACAACGTGGCTCTTGGGCTGCAGGCACGTGGGCAGCTCAAGGAACAGAAGCACCGGGTCGATGAAACCCTGCGCAAGGTCGGTCTGCTGGAGTTCCGTGATGCCTACCCGCGTCAGCTCTCCGGCGGCATGGCGCAGCGCGTGGCGCTGGCCCGCGCACTGATCAACGAACCGCGTCTGTTGCTGCTCGACGAACCCCTGGGCAAGCTCGATTCTCTGACCCGTATCGCCATGCAAAGCGAGCTTATCCGCCTCTGGCAACAACAGGCCTACAGCTCCCTGCTGGTCACCCACGATGTCGAGGAGGCGCTGCTGCTCTGCGACCGCGTGCTGGTGTTCTCGGCACGCCCGGCGCGGGTGTTGGCGGAGCTGAAGGTCGAGCGGCCCTATCCGCGTCGTCGCGACGATCCGCGGCTGCTGGAGCTTCGTCATCATGCGCTGGACCTACTGGGGCAGGGCAGCGACTGGTGACTGCACCGGCGACCTGTGGCCTTACAGGTCGTCCATGGCTGGCGTTGCCCGGTTCCCGGGGCGCGCCATCGATGAGTAACTTGGCGTTTTTCCGGCAGCCAGGCGCTCAACTCTGCTTTCCAGGCTCTCGCAACGGCCATGGTGCAGTGGCTACGGGCAAGCGTGCGATACAGCGCCTCCGCCTCCGATAGCGCGCCAACAAGACATAACGCCGCACGTGACGGCCTGTCGCGCGGCAACCTACCACGGCGGCAAGCGCCGAGGCGGGGCGTAGTCTTTCGTTGAACGATTGATCCAGGTCAACGCGCTTTGCGCGCTGCCTGGATTGCAGACAACTAGAAAGTCGATAACCTGATCGAGGGACGCCCCATGTTCGGCCTAGAGGCTTTGGATCTCGCGCGCATCCAGTTCGCCTTCACCATCTCCTTCCACATCATCTTTCCGGCCATCACCATCGGCCTGGCCAGTTACCTGGCGGTGCTCGAAGGGCTGTGGCTGAAGACCGGCGAAACGGTGTACCGCGACCTCTACCATTTCTGGGCGAAGATCTTCGCCGTCAACTTCGGCATGGGCGTGGTCTCCGGGCTGGTGATGGCTTACCAGTTCGGCACCAACTGGAGTGCCTTCTCGGACTTCGCCGGTTCGATCACCGGGCCGCTGCTGGCTTACGAAGTGCTGACCGCATTCTTCCTCGAGGCGGGCTTTCTCGGCGTCATGCTGTTTGGCTGGAGCCGCGTGGGGCCGGGGCTGCACTTCTTCTCGACGATCATGGTGGCGATCGGCACGCTGATCTCGACCTTCTGGATTCTCGCCTCCAACAGCTGGATGCAAACGCCCCAGGGCTTCGAGATCGTCGACGGCCGGGTCATTCCGGTGGATTGGTTCGCCGTGGTGTTCAACCCCTCGTTCCCTTACCGCCTGGCGCACATGGCCACCGCCGCGTTTCTCGCCACCGCGTTCTTCGTCGGCGCGTCGGCGGCCTGGCACCTGCTGCGTGGGCGCGACACCCCCGCGATGCGCAAGATGTTCTCCATGGCGCTGTGGATGGCGCTGCTGGTCGCCCCGGTACAGGCGGTGATCGGCGACTTCCACGGCCTCAATACCCTCGAGCATCAACCGGCGAAGATCGCCGCCATCGAAGGCCACTGGGACAACAGCTCCGGCGAGCCGACGCCGCTGATCCTGTTCGGCTGGCCGGACATGGAGCGCGAGGAAACCCGCTTCAAGGTCGAGGTGCCGTACCTGGGCAGCCTGATCCTGACCCACAGCCTCGACAAGCAGGTGCCAGCGCTGAAGGAGTTCGCCAAGGAGGATCGGCCCAACTCGACCATCGTCTTCTGGTCGTTTCGGGTGATGGTCGCCATGGGCATGCTGATGATCCTGGCCGGGCTCTGGAGCCTCTGGCTGCGCTGGCGCGGCAGCCTCTACCAGTCGCGCCCGTTCCTGTATTTCTGCCTGTGGATGGGGCCGTCTGGCCTGATCGCCATCCTCGCCGGCTGGTTCACCACCGAGATCGGCCGCCAGCCCTGGGTGGTCTACGGTTTGATGCGTACCGCCGACGGTGTGTCGATGCACAGCGCGGCGCAACTGGGGATCACCCTGGTGCTGTTCGTGGTCGTCTACTTCGCCGTGTTCGGCGCCGGCATGAGCTACGTGATGCGCCTGGTGCGCAAAGGGCCGGTCAGCGGCGAAGGTGATCATCAGGATGATGGCGGGCCGGGCACCCGGCACACGCAGGCGCGGCCATTGTCCGCCGCGAAGGAAGGCCTGGACGACAACGATTCGATCACCCGCACTGCAACCGGGAGGGCATGACCATGGGTATCGATCTTTCCGTCATCTGGGCGGTGATCATCGTCTTCGGCGTGATGATGTACGTGATCATGGACGGCTTCGACCTGGGCATCGGCATCCTCTTTCCGTTCGTGCCGGACAAGGGCGAACGCGACGTGATGATGAACACCGTGGCGCCGGTCTGGGACGGCAATGAAACCTGGCTGGTGATGGGCGGTGCCGGGCTGTTCGCCGCCTTCCCGCTGGCCTACTCGGTGGTGCTCAGTGCCTTGTATCTGCCGTTGATGTTCATGCTGCTGGGCCTGGTGTTTCGCGGCGTGGCCTTCGAGTTTCGCTTCAAGGCCCGCGACCACAAACGGCATATCTGGGACAAGGCCTTCATCGGCGGCTCGGTGGCAGCGACCTTCTTTCAGGGCGTGGCGCTGGGCGCGTTTATCGAAGGCATTCCGGTCGAAGGTCGGGCGTTCGCCGGCGGCTCGCTGGACTGGCTGGCGCCGTTCCCGCTGTTCAGCGGCTTGGGCCTGATCGCCGCCTATGCACTGCTCGGCTGCACCTGGCTGATCATGAAAACCGAAGGGCGCCTGCAGCAACAGATGCACGGGATGGCCCGGCCCCTGGCGCTTCTGTTGCTGGCCGTGATCGGCATCGTCAGCCTGTGGACGCCACTGTCCCAGGCGAGCATCGCCGAGCGCTGGTTCAGCCTGCCCAACCTGTTCTGGTTCCTGCCCGTGCCGTTGCTGGTGCTGGCGACCTTCTTCTACCTGTTGCGCTCGGTGGCCAACCACGACAACAGCAAGCCGTTCGTACTGACCCTGGTACTGATCTTCCTCGGTTACAGCGGCCTGGGCATCAGCCTGTGGCCGAACATCGTGCCCGGCTCGCTGACCATCTGGCAGGCCGCCGCGCCCCCGCAGAGCCAGGGCTTTGCCTTGGTCGGCGCACTGTTCATCATTCCGTTCATCCTCGTTTACACCGCCTGGAGCTACTACGTATTCCGCGGCAAGGTGACGCCTGATCAGGGGTACCACTGATGAACAAGGCCAGCGAAAAGAAACCCCTCTGGCAACGCATCGCCTGGCTGGCCGGCATCTGGACGGTCAGCGTGCTGAGCCTGGGGCTGGTGTCGTACCTGCTACGGCTATTTATGAATGCGGCGGGGTTGAGTACGCCGTAAGGGTGAGGATCGTTGCCACGCTTCGCTTGGGAGCGATCTCAATGGGGCTGTTCGGGTTACGAATGGTGGACAAGCTTCGCGTTGTCCACCCTACTTGTCGGTAGGGCGTAGGGTGGATGACGCTTTATCCATCCACCATTTTGATCGTTCCCACGCTCCGCGTGGTAACGCCTCCCGTGGCGCTCTGCGCCGCATTTCATTTGCACGTTTGGCTATCGAGGAATCGGACGCGGAGCGTCCTGCTGATGCATTCCCACGCAGAGCGTGGGAACGATCGGTGTCTCATTACTGCCCCGGTACCGCCAGCCAATGGCCAAGGGTCTTCTGATAAGCACCGGTGGCCTTGCTCAAATGCAGCCACTGATCGACGTAGCTCTTCCAGGTCATGTCGTCGCGAGGCAGCAGGTAAGCTTTCTCGCCGTATTGCATGTAGTCCGTCGGGTTGACGGCGCACAGGCCGGGCATGCGTTTCTGCTGGTACAGGGCCTCGGACGCGTCGGTGATCATCACGTCGGCGCGCTTATCCAGCAGTTCCTGGAAGATGGTCTTGTTGTCGTGGAAATTCAGCTGAGCCTTGGGCAAGTATGCCCGTGCAAAGGCCTCGTTAGTACCGCCCGCCGGCTCGATCAGGCGCACCTCTGGCCTGTTGATCTGCTCGACGGTCTGGTAACGCGAAACGTCTTCGCAACGAACCAGCGGAATCTTGCCGTCCACATCCAGGGTGCTGCTGAAAAAGGCCTTCTTCTGGCGCTCCAGCGTCACCGAGATACCGCCCATGCCGATATCGCACTTGCCCGCCACCATATCCGGCATCAGGGTTTTCCAGGTGGTCGGCACCCACTGCACCTTCACCCCGAGGCTCTGCGCGAGCGACTGGGCCATCTCGATATCGATGCCTTCGTACTCACCGTCCTGGCGCAGGAAGGTATACGGCTTGTAATCGCCGGTGGTGCACACGGCCAGCTGTCCCTTCTCCAGCACCTTGTCCAGGTGCGACGGCGTTTCCTGAGCCTGGGCAAAACCCGACAGTCCGATAAGCAGGGTGGTGATGGCGCTGAGGGTCAGGTTTTTCATCATGAGTCGATGCTCGCGGTTGTGAGGAGGGGGCAATCTTGCGAGACACAGTAAGGACGAGACGCCCCGCAGCCAAGCCCCGGAGCAAGGCACTGACCCCAGGCTAACCCGAGTTCATTCGGGACAATGTTTTGAAAATGGTGGACAAGCTTCGCGTTGTCCACCCTACGGATGTCCTTCGATTTGCTGCCTGGAAATGCAGGCTTGACGCTCCGCGTAGTATTTATGAGCCGAACTGACAATGCCTCGGACGCGTCCTGTTGAAACCTTTCCATGCAGAATGTGGGAACGATCGAGCCCAAGTTGTTCGCGGTGATGGAATAATTGTTGTTGGTTCATATTTTGTGGGTTTTCAGTTTTGTGATCAGTGAGTTTATTTTTTTCTTGTCCCAATTCGAGTGATCCTCGAGAAAAAAATCTCCATCGTCATTCAGTTTTTTGGCAATTTCATTGTCATGAAATCCTAGGGACTGAAGTTTTAATATTTTTATGACCTGTCTGTTCGCGGTTGGGTTGTTTACATAAAGAGGTTCTACGGCGCTATGGCAGTGTTTGCAAATGCACGCATGAGTGTTGATGGGGGATGAGCACTTTGGGCAGTCTCTAAGAAGAATGTTGTTCTGGTTCTTGGTTTTTTGCTTTATTTTCTTGTACATATGCGCATAGAGCATGCCCATGATATGAGCGTTGGGAATGGATAGCGCTATGCATGCCACTGTGATCATTCCTCCTGTTTTTCCCGAGAATGCTGCAGTGAAACCAATGAGAAATAATATAAGCGATCCGGGTAGTGATAAAAAACCAATAACTAAGGTGGTTAGTAAAAATGAATTATTTTCACCATTTGAGTTCTCTGAGGATGAGAAGCCAGAGATAAATGTAAGTGTTAAGGGGATGCTGAGTATCAGTCCGTAAGCAAATGAATGCAAAAATGCTGGTTGTTTCATTTGTCTTCCCTGGCTATTCAAGCTTTTATGTAACTCTGTGAGATTGCGATATTGACTCAGTCATAACCAAAAGCAATAGGCAGGTAACCGCCATCTGTACACGACTATATAAGCTCATCTGTTCGTGCTCGCTAGTAAGTAGGGTGGATGACGCTTTTTTCATCCACCATAGCGATACCGAAAAATCACATTGCACTGACGGGGAGACGTTTGTTAATCGGTACGCTGCTGGCTATAAATCGCGTGTCAATACAAAGCCGGCTCTGACACTACGCCATCAAATAGCCATCCGTCTACGCGATGCTCGCCGCCGCCCTGGTTGCCCAATCCCGGCAATCCTTCCCATACTGCCTCCCTATGCCGCCTACCAAGGGAGCCCCCATGTTCGCCTTCAGCGAAATCCTGCAACGCCGCTTCGCCGCCCTGCATTGCACCGCCGATTTCTGGTCGCTGCGCCATGTGCGGGAAACCACCGAGCGCTATTGGGTGCGCCGCAATGTGGCGCGGGCGCCGTCGTTTTCCGACGATGCGGGCGCCATGCTCAGCGTGCGCGTCGCTGGCGTGGAGGCCTACGCGGCGACCAGCGATCTCAGCCAGGCTGGGTTGCAGGCGGCGCTCGACAGGGCCGAGGCGCTGGCTCGCCAGCTTGCCGGTAGCAATCTGCTCGATATGCACGAGCTACCGGTGCCCCATGAGCAGGCCGATGACGTGATGCCCGGCTACGAGCGATCCCTGGCCCGCCCGGCGCACTGGTACGAATTGCTGGCGGCCGAGTCGGCGCGGGTGCCGCGTGACGAGCGCCTGGTGGACTGGTACGCCGGCCTGAGTTTCACCGCCACCGAGCAGATCTACCTCAACAGCGCCGGTGCCCGTTTGCGGCGTGCCCAGCACTACGTATTCCCGCAACTGGGGGTGACCGCCAGCGATGGCGCCGACAGCCAGAGCCGCAGCTTCGGCGGCACTCACCTGGCACGCCAGGGCGGTGCGGAGGTGATCGATCATCTGGGTCTGGTTGGCACCGCCAGCCGTATCGCCGACGAGGCGCTGCAGTTGCTGCTGGCGCCCAACACGCCGAGCGGCCACCGCGACCTGTTGCTGATGCCGGATCAGATGATCCTGCAGATCCACGAGTCCATCGGCCATCCACTGGAGCTGGATCGTATCCTCGGTGACGAGCGCAATTTCGCCGGCACCAGCTTTATCCGCCAGGAAGATTTCGGCAGCTATCAATACGGCTCGCCGCTGCTCAACGTGACCTTCGACCCGACGGTTTCGGGCGAGCTGGCCAGCTACCGCCATGACGATGACGGCACGCCGGCGCAGCGTGAGTACCTGATCCGCGAGGGCATCCTGCAGCGACCGCTCGGTGGTGCGCTGTCGCAGTGGCGCAGTGGTCTGGAGGGGGTCGCCAACAGCCGTGCCTGCAGCTGGAACCGACCGACCCTCGACCGCATGGCCAACCTCAATGTCGAGCCTGGCACGCAACGCCTGGAGCAGATGATCGGCGGCATCGAGCACGGCATCCTGATGAGCAACAACCGCTCCTGGTCGATCGATGATGCGCGCAACAAATTCCAGTTCGGTTGCGAGTGGGGCCGGCTGATCGAGAACGGCGAACTCAAGGGCGTGGTGAAGAACCCCAACTACCGCGGTATCTCCGCGCAGTTCTGGCGCAACCTCAAGGCCGTCGGCGATGCCAGTACCTTCGAGGTGCTGGGCACGCCGTACTGCGGCAAGGGCGAGCCGAACCAGGTGATCCGCGTCGGCCACGCCACGCCGGCGTGCGTGTTCGCCGATATCGATGTCTTTGGAGGGGCTGCCTGATGGAAGCACGTCAGCATTTCGAGGCGCTGCTCGCGCACCTGAACGCCGAGCTGCAGGCCGGCGAGGGCTTTACCCTGGAGTACCAGGCCGAGGCTTCGGACTTTATCCGCTTCAACCACGCCCGCGTGCGCCAGGCCGGCCAGGTGCAGCAGGTGTACGCCACCCTGGCCCTGTATCAGGACGAGCGGCATGGCGACTTCGAACTGGCCCTCAGCGGTGTGATCGACGATGACCTTCCGCGCCTCGACCAGGCGCTGCAGCGGTTGCGCGTGGTCGTGCCGACGCTGGTCGATGATCCCTACCTGCGCCTGAATCGCGAGGCGTGGCGCAGTGAGACGGCGGCGGGTGAGGCGGTTCAGCACAGCGAGGCGGCCATCGCGCAGATCAATGAGGCGTCTGCCGGGCTGGATCTGGTCGGTTTCTACGCCGCCGGGCCGCAATACCAGGGCTTCGCCAGCTCCTGGGGCGCCTTCGGCTGGCACGCGGCGAGCAGCTTCAACTTCGAGTTCAGCCTGTTCCACGAAAACGGCCAGGCGGTGAAAAGCAATTATGCCGGCGAGCAATGGGATGCCCAGGCCTTCGCCCGCAAGTTGGCGTTCGCCCGTGAGCAGTTGGAATACCTGGGCAAACCCGCCCATGAACTGAAGCCAGGGGCGTATCGCGCCTACCTGACGCCGGCGGCGCTGGAGGAATTGTTCGGGTTGTTCGCCTGGGGCTTTTCCGCCGAGGCGCTGGCCACCGGTGGCAGCCCGCTGCAGCGGCTGTTCGCCGGCAACGGCAGTTTGAGCGACAAGGTGACGCTGGACGAGCGTATCGAAGGCGGCCTGGCGCCGGCCTTCACCCGCGAGGGGCCTCGTCAGCCACTGCGCCTGGTCAGCCAGGGCAAGCCGGGCGAGCGTCTGGTCAGCTCACGCAGCGCCGCCGAACATGGGCTGATCGCCAACGGCGCGGGCAGCGGCGAGTACCCGTTCTCGCTGCACCTGCATGGCGGCGAGCTGGAGGAGGGCGAGATTCTGCAGCGCCTCGGCACCGGGCTGTATATCGGCAACCTGTGGTACAGCAACTTCTCCGACCTGCCGGCCGGGCGCCTGACCGGCATGACCCGCTTCGCCACTTTCTGGGTCGAAGACGGCCGCATCCAGGCACCGGTCAACACCATGCGTTTCGACGATTCGCTGTTCGATTTCCTCGGCCCGAACCTGGAAGCCCTGACCCGTGAACCG encodes:
- a CDS encoding DUF2474 domain-containing protein, with translation MNKASEKKPLWQRIAWLAGIWTVSVLSLGLVSYLLRLFMNAAGLSTP
- a CDS encoding ABC transporter ATP-binding protein, whose amino-acid sequence is MVNVAQAIVDREAGMTLDVRGLSHAFDLGDSRLPVLDKVDLQLAPGESVGLLGPSGCGKSTLLRLVAGLENLQNGSLLADGMAIPGPHHSRVLVFQDPTLYPWRSVWDNVALGLQARGQLKEQKHRVDETLRKVGLLEFRDAYPRQLSGGMAQRVALARALINEPRLLLLDEPLGKLDSLTRIAMQSELIRLWQQQAYSSLLVTHDVEEALLLCDRVLVFSARPARVLAELKVERPYPRRRDDPRLLELRHHALDLLGQGSDW
- a CDS encoding transporter substrate-binding domain-containing protein; its protein translation is MKNLTLSAITTLLIGLSGFAQAQETPSHLDKVLEKGQLAVCTTGDYKPYTFLRQDGEYEGIDIEMAQSLAQSLGVKVQWVPTTWKTLMPDMVAGKCDIGMGGISVTLERQKKAFFSSTLDVDGKIPLVRCEDVSRYQTVEQINRPEVRLIEPAGGTNEAFARAYLPKAQLNFHDNKTIFQELLDKRADVMITDASEALYQQKRMPGLCAVNPTDYMQYGEKAYLLPRDDMTWKSYVDQWLHLSKATGAYQKTLGHWLAVPGQ
- the cydB gene encoding cytochrome d ubiquinol oxidase subunit II; the encoded protein is MGIDLSVIWAVIIVFGVMMYVIMDGFDLGIGILFPFVPDKGERDVMMNTVAPVWDGNETWLVMGGAGLFAAFPLAYSVVLSALYLPLMFMLLGLVFRGVAFEFRFKARDHKRHIWDKAFIGGSVAATFFQGVALGAFIEGIPVEGRAFAGGSLDWLAPFPLFSGLGLIAAYALLGCTWLIMKTEGRLQQQMHGMARPLALLLLAVIGIVSLWTPLSQASIAERWFSLPNLFWFLPVPLLVLATFFYLLRSVANHDNSKPFVLTLVLIFLGYSGLGISLWPNIVPGSLTIWQAAAPPQSQGFALVGALFIIPFILVYTAWSYYVFRGKVTPDQGYH
- a CDS encoding ABC transporter substrate-binding protein — translated: MPISPLNRRQLLALAGTATAATFASRFAWAGSSHADHGSHAGHASHGAQPVGSGLDLESDRWVLPEPRKIKLATNLNAVCLAPVAVADSQGIFKRHNLDVEFVNFGNSTEVLLESMATGNADAATGMALRWLKALEQGFDVKLTAGTHGGCLRLLTLEDGPKSFEALKGTTIGVTDMAAADKNFFSLMLKRHGVDPVRDVTWRVYPIDLLSVALQKGEIQAASGSDPLMYRVKQQPGFAELATNMIEEYANMSCCVVGVSGELARNDTPVAAAITHSILQAHAWASHNPDAVAEEFLKFAINTSKEEVHAILTEHTHGYYSVGNTFVKEIAVYARDLKNVEVLRPRTDPLEFAESIHADVFA
- a CDS encoding ABC transporter permease gives rise to the protein MPTYSLEQSRTSQGTAAPLWRGGLLAALSWTAFALFTQFYPDGGKPWPFTQELALFGAGVGALLALLTSLPGLFGRLVERLRPTGAWLAALPVLLGVWLLVTAKVVVLPVPFFAPPQALIEVFVDDWARLGESLLHSLWLLVNGVVIGGLSGFAAGVAIGWSQRIGYWVHPVLRILGPIPSTALLPICFFFFPSSWSASVFLIALATWFPVTVLTWSGVASVDKAYYEVARTLGANARFLILRVAIPAALPHVFVGLFMGLGASFSVLVVAEMMGVKAGLGWYLQWAQGWAAYANMYAALLVMALLCSGLITLLFIVRDRVLSWQKGGVKW
- a CDS encoding TldD/PmbA family protein; the encoded protein is MEARQHFEALLAHLNAELQAGEGFTLEYQAEASDFIRFNHARVRQAGQVQQVYATLALYQDERHGDFELALSGVIDDDLPRLDQALQRLRVVVPTLVDDPYLRLNREAWRSETAAGEAVQHSEAAIAQINEASAGLDLVGFYAAGPQYQGFASSWGAFGWHAASSFNFEFSLFHENGQAVKSNYAGEQWDAQAFARKLAFAREQLEYLGKPAHELKPGAYRAYLTPAALEELFGLFAWGFSAEALATGGSPLQRLFAGNGSLSDKVTLDERIEGGLAPAFTREGPRQPLRLVSQGKPGERLVSSRSAAEHGLIANGAGSGEYPFSLHLHGGELEEGEILQRLGTGLYIGNLWYSNFSDLPAGRLTGMTRFATFWVEDGRIQAPVNTMRFDDSLFDFLGPNLEALTREPELLLPNGTYGARQTGSMALPGALLSRFTLTL
- a CDS encoding cytochrome ubiquinol oxidase subunit I; this encodes MFGLEALDLARIQFAFTISFHIIFPAITIGLASYLAVLEGLWLKTGETVYRDLYHFWAKIFAVNFGMGVVSGLVMAYQFGTNWSAFSDFAGSITGPLLAYEVLTAFFLEAGFLGVMLFGWSRVGPGLHFFSTIMVAIGTLISTFWILASNSWMQTPQGFEIVDGRVIPVDWFAVVFNPSFPYRLAHMATAAFLATAFFVGASAAWHLLRGRDTPAMRKMFSMALWMALLVAPVQAVIGDFHGLNTLEHQPAKIAAIEGHWDNSSGEPTPLILFGWPDMEREETRFKVEVPYLGSLILTHSLDKQVPALKEFAKEDRPNSTIVFWSFRVMVAMGMLMILAGLWSLWLRWRGSLYQSRPFLYFCLWMGPSGLIAILAGWFTTEIGRQPWVVYGLMRTADGVSMHSAAQLGITLVLFVVVYFAVFGAGMSYVMRLVRKGPVSGEGDHQDDGGPGTRHTQARPLSAAKEGLDDNDSITRTATGRA
- a CDS encoding TldD/PmbA family protein, with product MFAFSEILQRRFAALHCTADFWSLRHVRETTERYWVRRNVARAPSFSDDAGAMLSVRVAGVEAYAATSDLSQAGLQAALDRAEALARQLAGSNLLDMHELPVPHEQADDVMPGYERSLARPAHWYELLAAESARVPRDERLVDWYAGLSFTATEQIYLNSAGARLRRAQHYVFPQLGVTASDGADSQSRSFGGTHLARQGGAEVIDHLGLVGTASRIADEALQLLLAPNTPSGHRDLLLMPDQMILQIHESIGHPLELDRILGDERNFAGTSFIRQEDFGSYQYGSPLLNVTFDPTVSGELASYRHDDDGTPAQREYLIREGILQRPLGGALSQWRSGLEGVANSRACSWNRPTLDRMANLNVEPGTQRLEQMIGGIEHGILMSNNRSWSIDDARNKFQFGCEWGRLIENGELKGVVKNPNYRGISAQFWRNLKAVGDASTFEVLGTPYCGKGEPNQVIRVGHATPACVFADIDVFGGAA